In the Blastocatellia bacterium genome, one interval contains:
- a CDS encoding ATP-binding protein: MTAEIFDSTSGATRRELIGTIFIRRESDLPRVRDRVRLTARELGFDNVTQIKLATVASELTRNIYEYAQTGSISVSLVEHGERRGMEMICEDNGPGIDDVEQILSGSFQSKTGLGKGLAGSQRLMDEFRVHSASGKGTRIETVKWFDDFQRAMRPIDEIRKRFFSASETSMVEELQAQNSELVRVLAELTRSRHELERANHDLQEANEKLRHVDEMKSRFISTIAHEVRTPLNALTGLLMLLSRDQSEPLGPRQRETVGRIEKSTQMLIRLVNDLLDLSRLQARRMQIKLQEFDAAELIDAIAAGLRQTASDKGVELRCDVAGDLPKILSDPTKVAQVVTNFASNAIKFTPPGGAVVIRAARDVEEMWRVEVTDTGIGITEEQIPLIFEEFQQVNISNPHHGGGTGLGLPISRRLVELLGGRIKVLSAPGEGSTFTAIWPIDVRGYVPKSVIAA, encoded by the coding sequence GTGACGGCAGAGATATTCGATAGCACTTCCGGTGCAACGCGGCGCGAATTGATCGGCACGATCTTCATCCGCCGCGAGAGCGACCTGCCGCGCGTCCGCGACCGTGTCCGCTTGACGGCGCGCGAGCTGGGGTTTGATAACGTCACGCAGATCAAACTGGCGACGGTCGCTTCCGAGCTGACGCGCAACATCTACGAATACGCGCAGACCGGCAGCATCAGCGTGTCGCTGGTCGAGCATGGCGAGCGGCGCGGCATGGAGATGATCTGCGAAGACAACGGGCCGGGCATTGATGACGTTGAGCAGATTCTTTCGGGCAGTTTTCAATCCAAGACCGGCCTCGGCAAGGGCCTCGCCGGCTCGCAGCGCTTGATGGACGAGTTCCGGGTTCATTCAGCCTCGGGCAAAGGCACGCGCATCGAAACCGTCAAGTGGTTCGACGATTTTCAGCGGGCGATGCGCCCCATAGATGAGATTCGCAAGCGCTTCTTTTCGGCCAGCGAAACCAGCATGGTCGAAGAGCTACAGGCGCAGAATAGCGAGCTGGTGCGGGTGCTGGCCGAGCTGACGCGCAGCCGTCACGAGCTGGAGCGGGCCAATCACGACCTGCAAGAGGCAAACGAAAAGCTGCGCCATGTGGACGAGATGAAATCGCGCTTCATCTCGACCATCGCCCACGAAGTCCGCACGCCGCTCAACGCGCTGACCGGGCTGTTGATGCTTTTAAGCCGCGACCAGAGCGAGCCGCTCGGGCCGCGCCAGCGCGAGACCGTCGGGCGTATCGAGAAGTCTACGCAGATGTTGATCCGCCTGGTCAACGACCTGCTCGACCTGTCGCGGCTGCAAGCGCGGCGCATGCAGATCAAGCTGCAAGAGTTCGACGCCGCCGAGCTGATCGACGCCATCGCCGCCGGCCTCAGGCAGACCGCCAGTGACAAAGGCGTCGAGCTGCGCTGCGATGTCGCCGGCGATCTGCCGAAGATTTTAAGCGACCCCACCAAGGTCGCGCAGGTGGTGACGAACTTCGCTTCCAATGCGATCAAATTCACGCCGCCGGGCGGCGCGGTGGTGATCCGCGCGGCGAGAGATGTCGAAGAGATGTGGCGCGTCGAAGTGACTGACACCGGTATCGGAATCACTGAGGAGCAGATCCCGCTCATCTTCGAAGAGTTCCAGCAGGTGAACATTTCAAACCCGCACCATGGCGGCGGCACAGGTCTTGGATTACCCATCAGCAGGCGGCTCGTGGAATTGCTCGGCGGCAGGATCAAAGTGCTGAGCGCGCCGGGCGAAGGCTCGACCTTTACAGCCATCTGGCCGATAGATGTGCGCGGCTACGTGCCGAAGTCGGTCATCGCTGCATAG
- a CDS encoding ATP-binding protein produces MKQFDSIPLTHEAQVGLARRHINRLAAEIGLSELQLAEIELVVKELGSNALKFARGTGRIYFAAADQRLEPRGIEIIYLDKGPGIEDTATAISDGYSTTGSLGAGLGAIKRMSDEFYIYSALDSVTRRLPMYGRTTHGTAIVFRKRVNREDQAPQAAQGIWGTMTRPLEGHIDNGDAYVVRSIDNRLLVAVIDGLGHGEAACESARAAITAIDRNLERSVEAIIWEAHEALRQMRGAVMGLAAIDRAAGTIEYAGVGNTDIRVIGGRERLRFISLNGTLGSRLDRVKVFKEHMPKVATLIMATDGISERWEPDNYPGLFGLHPQLFCATVMRDFSRPNDDATILCGRLQS; encoded by the coding sequence AGCTGCAACTCGCCGAGATTGAATTAGTCGTCAAAGAGCTAGGCTCGAACGCGCTGAAGTTCGCGCGCGGCACCGGGCGCATCTATTTCGCCGCCGCCGACCAGCGCCTTGAGCCGCGCGGCATCGAAATCATCTACCTCGACAAAGGGCCGGGCATCGAAGACACCGCCACGGCAATCAGCGACGGCTATTCGACGACCGGCTCGCTGGGCGCGGGGCTCGGCGCGATCAAGCGCATGAGCGATGAGTTTTACATCTACTCGGCGCTCGACAGTGTCACCCGCCGGCTGCCGATGTATGGGCGGACGACGCACGGTACGGCGATTGTTTTTCGCAAGCGGGTCAATCGTGAAGACCAGGCGCCGCAAGCGGCTCAGGGCATCTGGGGGACGATGACGCGGCCCCTCGAAGGCCACATCGATAACGGCGACGCGTATGTGGTGCGCTCGATAGACAATCGCTTGCTGGTGGCGGTGATCGATGGTCTGGGGCATGGCGAAGCCGCCTGCGAATCGGCGCGCGCCGCCATCACGGCGATTGACAGAAACCTGGAACGGTCCGTCGAAGCCATCATCTGGGAAGCGCACGAAGCCCTACGCCAGATGCGCGGCGCGGTCATGGGATTGGCGGCGATTGACCGCGCGGCGGGAACGATTGAGTATGCAGGCGTCGGCAACACCGACATCCGTGTGATCGGTGGGCGCGAGCGGCTGCGCTTCATCTCGCTCAACGGCACGCTCGGCTCGCGGCTGGATCGCGTGAAAGTCTTTAAAGAGCATATGCCGAAAGTGGCGACCTTGATCATGGCAACCGACGGCATTTCCGAGCGCTGGGAGCCGGACAACTATCCGGGCCTGTTCGGGCTGCACCCGCAACTGTTTTGCGCGACGGTGATGCGCGATTTTTCGCGCCCCAACGACGACGCGACGATCCTCTGTGGGAGGCTGCAATCGTGA